Proteins encoded in a region of the Macaca mulatta isolate MMU2019108-1 chromosome X, T2T-MMU8v2.0, whole genome shotgun sequence genome:
- the TCEAL9 gene encoding transcription elongation factor A protein-like 9 isoform X1: MKSCQKIEGKPENESEPKHEEEPKPEEKPEEEEEKLEEEAKAKGTFRERLIQSLQEFKEDIHNRHLSNEDMFREVDEIDEIRRVRNKLIVMRWKVNRNHPYPYLM, from the coding sequence ATGAAATCCTGTCAAAAAATTGAAGGAAAACCAGAAAATGAGAGTGAACCAAAGCATGAGGAAGAGCCAAAGCCTGAGGAAaagccagaggaggaggaggagaagctaGAGGAGGAGGCCAAAGCAAAAGGAACTTTTAGAGAAAGGCTGATTCAATCTCTCCAGGAgtttaaagaagatatacacaaCAGGCATTTAAGCAATGAAGATATGTTTAGAGAAGTGGATGAAATAGACGAGATAAGGAGAGTCAGAAACAAACTTATAGTGATGCGTTGGAAGGTTAATCGAAACCACCCTTACCCCTATTTAATGTAG